AGGATATGACGAAAAGCTCGAAATATGGGGAGCGGAACAGTATGAATTAAGCTTCAAAATATGGATGTGTGGTGGTCGCATGCTCGATGCTCCCTGCTCTAGGGTTGGCCACATTTATCGCAGCTACTCTCCATTCCCTAATGCCAAAACGTATAACTACGTGGCCAAAAATCATAAACGCGTTGCAGAAGTGTGGATGGATGAGTATAAACGGTATGTTTATGCTAGGGATCCTGTTAAATACGCTATTGATGCTGGAGATCTTTCCACGATGAAGCAACTGCGCAAAAAGCTCAACTGTAAACCCTTTCGGTGGTTCATGACGGAAGTAGCTCCAGATTTGGTTGACCATTATCCTCCGGTAGAGCCGGAAGATTTTGCCTCCGGTGCTATACAAAACGTAGCTTACGAGAACCTTTGCCTGGAGGAAGATTATGGTTCTACTGAAAAGCGCATTGTCTTATCGTTGTGTGTCAAGAATAAATCACTCCCCGAACGTTCTGAGCAGCACTTTAGGATGACATGGCGGCGCGATATCAAAGCAGTGCGTTCTTCTAACTGTGCTGATGTTTTCAATCATTCCGTTGGAGCCGGATTGCAAATTTTCCCATGCCACAACCAACAGGGTAATCAGATGTTCCGGTATGACGTGGTAAGCATACTGTACCGGTTACATTTAGCAATGCTTGACTCATTTTTAGGTAAAAAGCATCAACAGAACATAAAACGAATTTAACTTCATTATCATGCATTAACAATTTAATGCAACAAATCATGGACATTCATCAAATAATACCAGACGCAATCCATCCTAACAACTGGTtcataaaaatacaatacCATTACCAACGAACTGCATTGTGCTaatgtttcaaatttttcgCACCTCAGGACaccaaacaaattattgtcGGTAAAAACAAGCAGTTTTGTTTCGAAGCCGATGGGAAAAATCGCAGGCTTTTCCTTAACCACTGTAGTAGTACATCAGAATCTCAACGATGGCGCATCGGTCAAATGAACATGGAACGTCTCAAGAACTGGACGAAATATGGCGCTAAATTTCACGACTAATCACCTTTATTTTCCCAATTACATATAACAACATCTCGGCCCCAATGTAATCGAATTTGTTCGACATACCTTACTATTGCACCCAAGCACCTCTTAAATTaacagcaaataaaatgcCTCAGAATCCCAAACTGTGTTCACATTAAAGTTTCGACTCGGTGAGCCACTTAAAATCTTGTGGTTTGCGATCCGCCTGCGGGCTAATAGCAATGTTGATAATGTTTGGCCTATCCGTTGCTGTAAGCGATTCCTTGACGGCAGCCTGCAGTTCCGAAATGGTACGTACAAAGTGTCCCTTCATACCAAACATGTTCAACATGTTTTCGTATCGCGTTTCGTGTGTCAATGCTGATGCCGGAGTTCTAAATAGAGAGCACAGTTATAGTTCTATACAATACAATACTAGTACAATAAATTTGAGCATACTTACACCTGCGTAAGATCTCCACCGGTGCGCATATCGTCGTATGTTTGCTTATCAAATCCAGCATATATCCCACCGTTGTTCACTATAACTACCACTATCGGCAGCTCATACCGTACCATTGTTTCCAACTCCATTCCCGAAAATCCAAACGCCGAGTCTCCTTCCACGCAGATCACCTTCTTGCCTGGATAACGATCTCTACAGTATAGAGCCGCCGCTATGGCGAATCCAGGACCCACACCCATCGTTCCAAATGTACCAGCATCTAAACGATGACGAGAAAGCTTGTTGTGCAGTAGAGTACGACCAATGTCCATCGTGTTAGCACCCTCGCTAACTATTATGGCGTCCTTGGGAATGTACTGCTGCAAGTGATGGAAAACTGCGTAGTAGTTCAACGGCACCTCAACGTTCAGTGCCATCTGCTGGACTGTGTTACGATTTTTCTCACACTTTGCCTTCAGATCCTTCCACCATTCATTGTCGTTCCCGAAACGGAACTTTTTCTTTGTCAGAATCTCAATCAGTTGCTCGGTGAAGGGTGTAATGTGCGATTGAACAGCCACCCTGCTCGGTACGCTATTATGCAGCTCTTCTGCATTAATGTCCACCTGTATAACTTTTACATCCGAACTATAACGCGGCGGACGTCCAAAATGCAGTATCCAGTTCAAACGGGCGCCAAGCAGCAGTACGACATCCGCTTTTTGCAGTGCCAGTGTACGAGCCGGAGCAATACACTGCGGGTCAAGATCTGGTACGACACCTTTTCCCATAGGCGTAGGAAGGAACGGTAAATTTGTCTGGTGTATCAATTGACGAACTTGCAGCTCGGCTCGTGCGTAGGCCGCCCCTTTGCCTACAATCACCAACGGACGCTTGGCGGCGCACAGCAATTGTGCCACTTCTTCAACAAGCTTCGGATCGGGAAATGGTACCGGTGGAGCTGGATGGGTATACTGCACCGGTACGGCATCTTCCGCTATCTTTGCCGTCAAAAGATTGCCGGGGAAGTCTAGGTACGTTGCACCGGGCCTTCCATAGCACGCCAAGCGCACAGCCTTTTCGACGTGAAGCGGTATTAAGCTCACGCTTGGA
This genomic window from Anopheles maculipalpis chromosome 2RL, idAnoMacuDA_375_x, whole genome shotgun sequence contains:
- the LOC126557577 gene encoding 2-hydroxyacyl-CoA lyase 1, whose amino-acid sequence is MEVDGNAVLAKALREQGVEYVFGIVGIPVVELSMAMQAEGLKYVGMRNEQAACYAAQAIGYLTGKPGVCLVVSGPGLLHVTGGMANAQVNCWPLLVIGGSTSQDHEGIGGFQECPQVELSRPYCKYAARPPSVSLIPLHVEKAVRLACYGRPGATYLDFPGNLLTAKIAEDAVPVQYTHPAPPVPFPDPKLVEEVAQLLCAAKRPLVIVGKGAAYARAELQVRQLIHQTNLPFLPTPMGKGVVPDLDPQCIAPARTLALQKADVVLLLGARLNWILHFGRPPRYSSDVKVIQVDINAEELHNSVPSRVAVQSHITPFTEQLIEILTKKKFRFGNDNEWWKDLKAKCEKNRNTVQQMALNVEVPLNYYAVFHHLQQYIPKDAIIVSEGANTMDIGRTLLHNKLSRHRLDAGTFGTMGVGPGFAIAAALYCRDRYPGKKVICVEGDSAFGFSGMELETMVRYELPIVVVIVNNGGIYAGFDKQTYDDMRTGGDLTQVTPASALTHETRYENMLNMFGMKGHFVRTISELQAAVKESLTATDRPNIINIAISPQADRKPQDFKWLTESKL